TTTCAAAACTTTTTAGTAGAAAAAGCTTGAGACAATTAACATGGATGTACCTCTCACATAACAAATTCTGAAATGTATTATGCAGCATGGATGATCAATGTTGCCACATACAAGCAACACCCAGAGGAATGTTGAAGTGCCACTCCGAATGTGGCTTAGGAGTAATTTAGCATTGAAAAAAATGAGAAACAACAAGGTAGTCCTGTGTCTATGAGATAAAAATGTTGCATAGCATCCAGTTCATTGCATCAGTTTACCATGCATATATGCTATTAAAGAAAGAACTAACTTGTTATAATCTATATGTCTAACAGACTACGAAAATTACTCCGTAAAATGATGTACATATCAGCTCTTTCAAAGGGAAACCAGGAGAGACAAAATTCCACTTAACATCCACAAACTACCACATTGTCTTTAATcatgttcaatccttccaaaaagCTCATCATGCATGTAGGATCAACTGAATCATGAAGAGATGCAAGGATACACTGAATCTAAAATGTCAAATCATCAGGCAAGAACATCAGTTAACTCTGCAACATAAGAATGCTTCGGGAGAACCAACTCAACTCCTATGAAGGAATACATCTATCTGTCTAGTTTAGTTTAGTCTCTTGTATACAACAAAAACAAAACTCCTTCAAGAAAATAAGATGTACAATCGCCCGTCTTCTCAGGACTACCACATCATAAGTATCATAAAGAGTCAAAATTAGCCCTTGTTGCAAATTAGCTATTTCTCTCTCAACCGAGAAACCCATAGTTTTACCCATCCAATCTATGCCTAACTCAACTACATTTCTAATGTCCAGATAATTATACAAGCCCTTTTACCAATCCTGTGAACATGACATGATTGTTCAATTAGAGTTCCCACACTCAGATTCCCTTGTTGAAGGAACTCATgatactgaaaaaaaaaagcaagggaagaaaaaaagagagaaaccaAAACCTAACTGTAGCAATATGAAAAGATCACCAAACTCAAGTAAATATATAACAAGACAATCGTCGATCACCTCTTGTCAACAAGGTCTGTTTTGTTTCCAACAAGGACAATGATAACGTCACTACCCCTCTCTGTGCGAACCTCTTCAATCCACTTTGAAGTATTTAAGAAAGACTGTCTGCctgcaatattatttttttaaaaaaaaagaagtaatcAATTAAAAGTTCCCATGCGCAAACCAGAATCTAATGTACTTATAGGAGAACATAATATACACTCTATCTTACATATGAGACTTGTTAATATAAGTTCTTAAGCATTCGAAATCAGATGAAACTAACAAGTAGCACTTCATTGCCCAAGatattttaaaacaatataaatgCTCATTCTAAATTTATGAGACAAATTTGTCTGAAAATATAAATTGATTCTTTAAATGCGTTATAGTAGGGAACATACTTGCGACATCATACACAATGACAGCAACAGAAGAATCCCGAATGTAGCTCGGAATTAAGCTCCTAAATCTCTCCTGCCCAGCTGTATCCCTGTGTATGAAGAAAAGTAAGAGACAAggattgctaaaaaaaaaaaggggtcatAATAGGGTACCATACCATATAGCTGTATAGAATAAAATGCCTAGAGTTTCCTATAGCATTCTGCTGTTTTTATCATTTTAGACCTGACCTGTTCACATTATGTTGCCTGTCTCATAATTAATTTACCCATTAATATTAATCATAATAAGTGTTTAGCCTATCTTCGTGGAAGTCATGCTAAAAGTTTAGAAGCAAATGTTCAGAAACTGAAGCTCTGAGTACTGCTTCAGTTTCAATTATAAAAGAAGTAAACAACACGAATACGGAGTCCTTTATGGAACTACCTATCACGAATTGCTAAGCTTGGCATGTTGCAATAGTAAGCTGGGGAACTGGAGAGGTAGAGGCCATATCAATTAACGAAAACACAATTACAAGAGAAGCATAGACATGAGACTAAAAACTGGACTTTCAACTGAATGCTCAAAATGTCAATGccattttctttttgaaattaaCATATGCTTCTTAAAGTTGATACAAAAGTGAAAGACCTTTTAACTTAAGAACTCACCGGACCTTCATTTGATGTAATATCATCTCTAACTGAATTTCATGTGGAATCAAGATCGGGCTGAATGCCCAGTAAATTAGCAGATCTTCAATGCATGAATGAACCAAAATCAGAGGAACAAAGTATGGCTAGAAGAATAAAACATctcataaaattttataaaatctcttTCTAgatatcaaaattcaaaaacaaaaaaacaacagACCATGATGCAAAAGAAGGCAACTgaggagagaaaaaatattatCAATTGAAGGTCTTTATAATTGAAAGCAACAAAATGagataataatatttattttaaccAAAAGAATCTGTAATGGAGGAATTATAAGGGGTGTACAAAAGCCAAACTCAAGCAAGATGGGTAAGCTTAAGCATGGCTGGACACAGTACTAGGATAGCCGAAGCTCAAGTGCTATAGGGGCTCTAGCCCAACCGATCTTGCTTGATCGCAGCTTGATAGGCTTGTTTAGTATTGAGAGGGGGTGAACGAGAGGATCTAAGATCACATGGGAGGTGGTGGAGACCATGGTTGACCATACCGCCCCAAACCAGGGAACGAGAGGATCTAAGATCACATGGGAGGTGGTGGAGACCATGGTTGACCGTACCGCCCCAAACCGTCTGGTTTGGGGCGTATCGAATCTAAGCAACAGGGAACCAAGATGGTTCGCCCTGCCAACTCGGCAAATAGGCCAAACTAGCTCCAATTTTATTAAACCCTCTTAGCTTGGTAAGAAGGCCTCCTAGCTCAATTCATGATCCTTTGAGAGACTCCTTTCCCCAACAGCTTGTGATTGTAGCCCCCCCACCCCTGCAATCACAATCGCTTGGCGTTGGTCGCCCTCCCCCCCTCCGGAACATCACCAGTAAGAGTCCCCCCACccacccttctccctctctctctctctctctctcttgctacactagggttagggtttccctCGCCCCCCCTCCCCAATGACAACTGACAAGGACTTTCGAGCCCTCTATCTCTCGGCCTatgtctctccccctccctctccctctctctccctcctttcctctccctctccctccctctatcctttcctctctctccctccccctccccctccccctccccctccctctccctctccagctCTCCCTGTTTCAGTACGCCCCAAAATGGAATGGTATGAACTCATACCATGCCAAACTAGTTGTTAGCCAGTATGCCCTCTGGTACTGGTTCAATGAACCTTGGTGGAGACAGAGCAGCCAAGGGGCAGTGGGCTGGTAACTTAAGACAAGGGTGCTGGCCTGGAGGATCAAAGGACAACACCAACGTCAAAGTGGAACAACAATAGATTTTTCATCGCGCAGAGGAAAAGGCAGCAGTGTTGGTGTTGAGGCCAAAACAAACAAAGAAGCCAGATTTCAAGATCAATTAAAGGGATATGGTCGAGCTCAAGAGGATTAAGCTAGAACCAAAAATCCCGACCATAAGAATGAGAGAGAGCCAAAGGAGGAGGTACCAcgaaagagaaggaaggagtAGAGATAAGAATGTTCCTTTGAGATTAGAGGATTCACTAGAATTAGAGCTAGCATGGTTATGGCCATGTATCCTTACAAGTTAATAGCCAATCTCAGCCAAGATCTAGATATGCAGTGAGATAACTAATCTTCAAAGTAGTAGattcaaaaggaaaaaagagaaacaTCTGTATAAATAAGTCACTAATCGATAATATATACACTTAATTTTATCTTTATAGGCTCGTCTAAGGTATGAAGGGAAGGAAAAAGTCGATGAGAGAGGGTTCTTTCGAGATTAGAGGATTCACCAGGTTAGGGGTAGTGGGCTTCTAGCCATGTATCCGTAGGAATTTATACCCCATCTCCACCCATTAGATTGAATCTGTGGCTGAGATAACTCGCTTAAGTATAGTAGATTCAAAAGGAAAGAGGAAAATGTTTTATATAAGTAAGTCATTAaatgataatatatatatatatatatctttttatATACTAATTTCAAGCCATATGGGACTTGAGTACAAGCAAATTGTCTTTAAATGATAACTCGTTTTCAGCTCGTTTATATTTTTGAGCTCTAAACTTGAGCTCATGCTCGGCTGACAAACTAATCAAGCAAATCCAATTCAAGCTGAATCTTGAGCCGAATATGAACTGTTCATGCACAGCTCATTCATTTGACAGCCCTAACCATTAAGACTGTAGTGAATGAAGCCCCTAATGAACTAACACAAACATAAATagtaaaaactttaagaaaaataaaaaatgttgaTGTTTGTATGtagcaaacagaaaaactgtaTGCACGGCTAGCATGATAACATTATGCCTTTTTTGTCAAGATTGAAGCATTTTATTAGATATGAGTAACATGCAATGAAGCCATGGCCATACCAAAGTTGCAGTCTGACAGTTCGATCTTCAAGGTACATAGTCTTAGATAGAAAATCAATGCCAATTGTAGCCTGTTCACCAAGAACACTAGACGTGTAAAAACATCATATattaagaataaaaacaaatataaTAAAGTAAATTAACTTCTTTTATTCTACAAGTATGGTAGAACATTGAAATGCTAATAAGAGCAAGAAAAGATGACAAAGACCGATTTGATCATTGACCAAAAAATTTAGTTGTACAACAAACTCCTGTCCTCATTTTCTGGGAATACAAAAGGAGATACATTCAGTTAACAGTTTCAAAGGAAATTCTCTGCTCATCTGTAATTTAACAGATGCCTGTTCATCTAAgatttttagaagaatattaATGAGAACCATGATACAGCTAATTTCTAAAGACTGCACAGTCTGCCATCTCGTAGAACAGTTTGAAAGACCTCATATATATTCTTTAACATCAAGCCTATCCATCATCTTAAACAGTTTAATTTATACAATGCTGATCCTTACAATATAATGTATAAAACCATATGAAGAAGTAAAATTTGAATTAGCAAGAGCTGAATAGAAATGAGAAATGAACTAATACAATATGCATCAACATAAAAAGCTAATTTGAAATTAAAACATATGATGGATTTTCATCAGGTCACAGCAACTTAAAATCGAGATGCTGACTATCAAATTGAATAAGGAGTCATTGTTAGATGTTGGTTATCTGTTTCTTTCTAGAAATTCATTAGGTTGCATCGATATGAATAAAAGTTTTGGAAAGCAAATAGCAGATAATTCAACTCTGGTACAACATTCCAGTGATGGAGCCAGAGGGATGAGGGGAATTCAGcacacccccacccccaccccccaccccctcCTTCCAAAaagatatgtcaaatttattcaaaCATATAGTTAAAACTCTGACAATGGCCTCCATTAAATTATTtgccccccaccccccacccaaaaaaaaaaaaaaagttgcatgGAACCCCTCCtcttattagtaatttaaagtTTGGAGGCAGCTCCTCCTTTTAATTAGGCAACCAACCTCCCATCTGCCTTTGATGAATAACTATTCTTATATTATAAACTGCTCCTACCACACATTTCTTGATATAAAATCTTACTTCAAATAAATCCTGAATGTATAACTAATCAAGCTAGTTTCATTTCACATTAGGAAATCTGTtttcataataaaattaaaatatttttttaccaTAGAAGGGAGTTTGCCACCTAATGTCATACACATAACTCATGCTGGCTACTCCATAACTCCCTACGAGCCTCTATCTCAACCTATCCTCTCATACTATATATGTTTAGGTCATTctctttatgattttatttattcaaGTCTCTGCTTTTCATGGATCTGTAGACTGTCAAACTTTAAGTTATTCTTACCTAATATGTGATCAAGGATACCTATGTATTTTTCCCATCAAAATAGACCATTTTAATTGTTATTGTTGACTAACATGTTTCAATCTGTAATCAGCTTATAAGTCTttgtctgaaaaaaaaaatttcacataTTAAGCGCATTTGGCCCCTCTTTCGAGAATAATGTAGCTCCACTGCTATTCTCACATCCTATGAAGTAACTCTAGGTATGCATGTGAACCAAGATTCGAAGTCCAAATCCTAAAACCAAACTCAAGTTTTGATCAGGTCAAGTTATTGGTTCAGGTTCAAGTAGAGTTAAGTCAAGAAGGTATTCCAAATTCTATAGAACATAAATTACATTTGGGTCAGGCCAGCAAGAAGATTCAGAAATGTGGATTACACATGGATTGAGTTAGTTAGAAGGTTTTGAAATATGAGCTATTTATAGGTCATGTAAGTTAGTAACCCATTCACGAAAAATTAGGTTTTGTTCAAGGTGGGTCAAGTTGCCTTGGTCTTCTAAACTAACCCAACTCAACTCAAAGATACCCAATTCAGATTTGATTTGCCTTGATAATTTATTCAACTAACCAAACTTGATACTGAATTGAAAATCTTCAACCCAAACTTTTGATTGGGCTAGACCAGGTTGAGTTATGTTGGTTTGAACGAGAACTAAGCCGGGTCAGGAAGGAAGTCCATGAAATGTCAATTACATTTGGCTTGAATAAGGTAAGAAAACCTAAAACTAAGGGCTAGATATGGTTAGATCAATTGGGAGCCGTATCATGGAGAACTAGGTTTAATTCAAGGTGGGGAAAGTTGCATAGCCTCAAGCCAATGCAACTTAAAATTGGGTCAACATTTTCACAACTCAGGCCCCAAATTAGGCATATAAGTTGGAAAGAGATCATATTCGATAGAAAGATTAAACATTGGTTGATCACGTTAGAAATACTAGAAATATGGGTTGGGCaaactagaaatttaagaaatatgGGTTGACTTAGTTAGAAGTTCAAGAAATATGGGCTAGAAACTGGTTGGCTTAGTTGAAGTTGGGCCTAAATTCAGGTCATACTAATCACATGGGGCTCCATCTTCAGTTGGATTGATCGAGATTAAATCAAACTATGATGATCACATATCTTTTCACACACGGATACAAAAGTAAATATGCATATTCATAATGTAAACATATGAAACACGTAAGATTGCTCTATTGTGATATGAAGGTCATGGGTTCGAAACATGTAAACGGCCTCTCCATGTGCAGGGACAAGACTACATACATATGACCTTCCCCCGACCCTGCAATGCTAGAGTCTCATGCACTAGGCTGCCCCTTATAACATAAAGGTATAAAACTTCACACAAGTCTAAGTGAATGTAATGTTTTCTATAAGTCAAAGAAGACATATATAATTCCGACCAACATTAATGCTTAAAATATATAATGTTTTCTTCAAGCTTGCTATGTTTAGATGGTTCTTAGTAATTACTTTCAATACAAGTATTATGCTTTTTGTGGACATAGAATTTATAACGGTTGCATCTTGCATGATTTGAAATCGATGCCAAGTCACATGGAGATTTTAAATTTGGGTTCGAGAACTCATAAGGACTGCAggataattattttattgttaTATCTATACTTGGGATTTTACCTTGACAATAATTTTTCCCTATATGTCATTAACACATATctctgtttatttttttatttctctttttatttagtctagttttaattttctgttttttacCTTTTCTAACCTGCCATGTGCCACGGAGGTAGTTCACTTGTTCTCCATTATATAGATTTTTTAAATTTGTTTCCTAACGTTCctcaatatttaaaaataaatagcaCAATGGTTAATGTTAAATTATGAGAGCCCTAATTAGCACCATCTAGCAAAagagcatgtatatatatagtcaATCAGGGTTCATCTAATTGTTATTTTGAATACCATGTATTTTGCAGAAGCTAAAACACAAACAATCATGTCTAACTATAATTTTCATAATATCTTTCATACACAAATCCAGATCAAAGAGAATTATCAATTATCACCCACTAGCAACAGGAGAAAGGAATGTCCCTATACCTGCTGGTTTCCATCGCCCCCCCAAAATAATGACAGTATTCATCACATTCTGCACTGCTTAAATTTGATACAACTGGGTAAAGTATATTGGATGACAAATCTGGAACGATGGTTGGGTGTCCATGCCGTAAGTCAGTGCACAAAGGcatagaaatataaaaaaaatccccAAAAATAGTATTCAACTCCGCTCAAATCTTGCTATTCCCGTTTAGCTAATTAGGCGATGGCTTTTTCTTTCCCAagggttattaaaaaaaaaaaatcaaacctcAGCTGATGTCATTCCAAGAATGGGCAATTCAAGAGGTATATCTCATATGTGCGACTGTCTATATTAAAAAACTAAGTAAAACATACAATGACCCCAACAGGATCCCCGAAACACGTGAATCAATCCGACTATAATCAATCGGGCAAACTCTAATTCAAAAATGCAGATCAAAACGGAAGAGATCAATCTCAATCCAACGCTTATCAGAATCACCAAACCCTATACGAAAAGACCGAttactaagaaaaaaaaaaaaaaaacaatgagaTCTACACTTCTAcggagccaaaaaaaaaatcatgaagaaaatataaaagaaaaacgGAAACGATCAAACCCTAGATCCTGGATCGAGGAACGGGATCTACCTGGTAGGTGTTGTCGAACTTGTCGTACATGAATCTGGTGATGATGCTGGTCTTCCCCACCGATTGATCCCCCAAGAACACGAGCTTGTACTTCGCAAGGGCGGAGACCGGAGCCATCACCGAAACGAGAGAGATCTCTCGACCGAATGGAACCTGAAGGCGGAAGCGCGGAGAGGAGAATGAGGGGCGGCCGGCAACAAGTAGAGGTTTCTCTGTTTCTCCGCTagtcctttttatttttctttttctcagtCCTTTTCTACTTTCAATTTGTTTTTTTGGCACCCATCTGGCTGCGCAGAGTGAACTGCGTGGTCCATACGCGTTTGATGTTCCGCCAGAACTGTTTAGCTCTAGAAAGCTGATTGCCTGGCTGGCTTTTTATTGGCTGGAAGATTTTATTCCGGAAACTGGCAGCTGATCTGTTTATGGGGCTGTCCTCCGAGTAAGAGACCACTTGGTTGGAGTCGCAAAAGGAAGGATGGACAGGTCGTGACGGCCTGACGGGTGAGTTTCTAtagataaaattattttttattaattttcgataaaaaaaaataatatttttttattttttaaaaaaataatttaataaaatatcataCCAGTAGATCTACTCCTCCATTAATTCTTtctatattaaataaaaaaatatatatttcaccAAACATGCGAAGGAACAAAAAAATttattcatcttttttttctttatctatcCTTCCTTCGTATGAAACAGAGCTTAAAGAATGACTTGTCACTTACatcagaaaaaaagaataaaattaaaCGGATAGAATAGAATAAAATATTTCTtatgaagaaaaaaatagtTGATTGCCTAAGTGCATGGTGAGATCGATCGAATATAACTGCATCGTTGATTGCCTCCTTGTTACTAACTTTATGTCAACAATGCTGAGGTTGCTGCGCAAAGCTTTAATTTGTTCGACCAccaattttttgataaaaatatatgCCACTTCTTTGCAGAAATAAGAAGCAAAGTAACTTTTTATATGCAATTTTCTCTAATGAAGAGATGATAGATCTTGGTTTGCTTTGTCCTTCCATAAAATATATGATTTCTTATTAATTGGATAgcactcttattatcataataaGAGAAACGATAGAATCAGTATTTTGACCTAAATCACTAGGCAACCTATAATACCCAACACTTTTAGTGAATTGGGCTTCGTCTGTTTGATCGACCCAGTTGAGAAAGGTttggcttagagtatttggccTAAAGAAgctagctaaaaaaaaaataacatgtgTTGTGCACATGCCTAGAAAGAACGGTCCTTTTCGTCTCCGAGTTGGTTGGATAGAATCTAATTTTGGATCAGATTTCGGTCGCGGCCGAGCTCTATTTAGAGCTCTATTTATAATCAGCTGTCAGTTGAGCATGCTGCTATTGGATTGAAGCTAATACAACTTAAGCATGGCTCCCCAATTGCTTAgtgatttttcttttcccctctctctctctctctctctctctctctctctctctctctctctctctctattttttggcTGCTTTTCTGCGGAAATGCATGGTGCTTGTGTTGCTTATGCTTGAATAGAAGCATACATCCAAAATTGTTAATGCTTCATCGGATTTTGACTCAATGAAGGCTATTTGAGCAGAATGGCAGGGAATAAACTACATTAGATTCCAGAATGTGCTAATTTTGTTCGATGATTCTCCTCTTTAAGGCATGCTTGGAAGTCCAGTTATTATGATGTGCTTGGAGTTCCAACCAGCTTATGGGTGTAAAATCTCCTGAGCAGTTGCATCAGCATATGTAACATCTACTCTTGGTTAATGATAATGTTACCTGGCTTGGGTTTACCTCTCTTAGAGGTTCATACACCTTTTGTGAAGCCAATGCTGTAGCTGATCAGTTTTGTGAAGAACATGGATACGGCGAGCAAACTTTCATACTGATGGTTACGCTGATACGAGCGAGACTTAGTACAACAGTAAAGTTGCTTCATTATGACTTGAAAATCACATGCTCGAAATTCTGGTGCCATGGTGGGAGTCTCATGTGCTAAGCCattcatttttgtttttaagCAGCCGATGCTATTGATGTACTTGTGTCAGGGAGGGAAAGGGTTTTTAACCCTTTTTGTATGCtccagaaaggaaaaagaaaaataaatgaaaagatgAACCAGCTTCTACCATTGATTGGCCGATTGGTTGATGATACTAAGAATTTTCAATGTATTTATGCAGTCAACTTTATTCATGCATTCATGTCTGATGAACGTTGGTCGTTTGGATAAAAAAATCAGCAGAAATATTCTCAATAGAAGTTGCATTATGACGACTCTAATGCTGGTTGATAGTTGAGTAGCATACCTCAACTGATGAGGTTATTGATCTCATGTTATATGATCAAGGCTGCTTCAAGCCAAGGCTGCTTCAAGCCAAGTAACTGCTAAATTTCAATCTCATGGTGGTCTTCGTCAGAGTTGGCTTGTCCCTCCACCAATACTCATCGATCACTGATTCAAAGTAATTCTCGATCAGTTTACTGGTTTTGATCATCTGAATTGATGTTTCTGAGAACAAATTTGGTCCAAGGTTGGGTTGGAGAGGCCTAGTCACAGGACCATGCATGATGGCCATGATTAAGCTTCA
Above is a genomic segment from Phoenix dactylifera cultivar Barhee BC4 chromosome 2, palm_55x_up_171113_PBpolish2nd_filt_p, whole genome shotgun sequence containing:
- the LOC103703574 gene encoding ras-related protein RABH1b; the protein is MAPVSALAKYKLVFLGDQSVGKTSIITRFMYDKFDNTYQATIGIDFLSKTMYLEDRTVRLQLWDTAGQERFRSLIPSYIRDSSVAVIVYDVASRQSFLNTSKWIEEVRTERGSDVIIVLVGNKTDLVDKRQVSIEEGEAKARDLGVMFIETSAKAGFNIKALFRKIAAALPGMETLSSTKQEDMVDVNLKATNVNSSQSQGPSGGCNC